One uncultured Caproiciproducens sp. DNA segment encodes these proteins:
- the wecB gene encoding UDP-N-acetylglucosamine 2-epimerase (non-hydrolyzing) → MKIVTVVGARPQFVKASVVSAALKPVCVEVLVHTGQHYDRNMSDVFFEELSIPKPAYNLGVGSGSHAHQTGEMLMKIEDVVLAEKPDIMLVYGDTNSTLAGALAASKLHIPVAHVEAGLRSYNMRMPEEQNRVLTDHISKWLFCPTQTAEDNLKKEGVTAGVSVCGDVMLDSVMHFLRLAQNNPSKTAVFDQLGIKPKNYRLATLHRAETTDGGLDAIIAIFKAFEQLPQLVVLPIHPRTRPLAEEAISKCGFRNIKLIDPVGYLEMLLLTSNACQVMTDSGGLQKEAWFMKVPCITLRGETEWVETLKGNWNVLSSLTTEDIFEKAMHTVVDAAAHEQMPFGDGNASQKIAAVLSQEMGMKRP, encoded by the coding sequence ATGAAAATTGTTACCGTAGTCGGCGCAAGGCCGCAGTTCGTTAAGGCGTCGGTTGTATCGGCGGCGTTAAAGCCGGTCTGCGTCGAAGTGCTTGTCCACACAGGCCAGCACTATGACCGCAACATGTCCGATGTGTTTTTTGAGGAGCTTTCCATTCCGAAGCCGGCCTATAATCTGGGTGTCGGCTCCGGTTCCCACGCTCACCAAACCGGTGAGATGCTGATGAAAATCGAAGATGTTGTCCTTGCGGAAAAGCCGGACATCATGCTCGTTTACGGCGATACCAATTCTACACTTGCGGGCGCTTTGGCTGCATCCAAGCTGCACATACCGGTTGCCCATGTCGAAGCCGGACTGCGTTCCTACAATATGCGCATGCCGGAGGAGCAAAACCGCGTTTTGACCGACCATATTTCCAAGTGGCTTTTCTGTCCGACGCAGACTGCGGAGGACAACCTGAAAAAAGAGGGAGTCACAGCGGGTGTCAGCGTCTGCGGAGATGTTATGCTTGATTCAGTGATGCATTTTCTTCGTCTTGCTCAGAATAATCCTTCAAAAACCGCTGTTTTTGACCAGCTTGGAATCAAGCCGAAGAACTATCGGCTTGCCACCCTTCACCGTGCCGAAACGACCGACGGCGGACTGGATGCCATAATCGCCATCTTTAAAGCTTTCGAACAGCTTCCGCAGCTTGTCGTACTGCCGATTCATCCGCGGACAAGGCCGCTTGCGGAAGAAGCAATATCGAAATGCGGCTTCCGGAATATCAAATTGATTGATCCGGTCGGTTATCTTGAAATGCTGCTTCTGACCTCCAATGCCTGTCAGGTAATGACAGACTCGGGCGGACTGCAGAAAGAGGCGTGGTTTATGAAGGTGCCGTGCATTACACTGCGCGGAGAAACCGAGTGGGTGGAAACACTCAAAGGAAACTGGAATGTGCTGTCTTCGCTCACTACGGAAGATATTTTCGAAAAAGCGATGCACACAGTCGTGGATGCCGCCGCACATGAGCAGATGCCTTTCGGCGACGGAAACGCTTCACAGAAAATCGCCGCCGTCTTGTCACAGGAAATGGGCATGAAACGGCCATAA
- a CDS encoding Gfo/Idh/MocA family oxidoreductase, giving the protein MKKLHFALIGCGRISKNHIAAAAANPEIMDLAVVCDPVLENAEKKANDYFEATGIKPAVYADYKKALEEQEIDCCAIATESGYHAEIALYCIRRGKNVLIEKPMALSTDDAEQMINEAKKQGVTLGVCHQNRFNAPVQELHKAVADGRFGKLVSGTACVFWNRTMPYYEQAPWRGTWEQDGGTLMNQCIHDIDLLQWNLGGEPETVMAMTGNYLRDIHAEDFGAILIRFKNGAIGIVEGTTCVYPKNLEETLTILGGTGTAVIGGIAVNRVEAWNFAAPAEQDSRIAALAGTDPKDVYGSGHNLLYADYIHAINTHTDPLVSGEEAVKAMKIILAAYKSQKTGKAVPFDGLSFSTLDMDDSDVRFH; this is encoded by the coding sequence ATGAAAAAACTTCATTTTGCGCTGATCGGCTGCGGCCGAATCTCAAAAAATCATATTGCCGCCGCTGCTGCAAATCCTGAAATCATGGATTTGGCCGTTGTCTGCGACCCGGTGTTGGAAAATGCCGAAAAAAAGGCGAATGATTATTTTGAAGCGACCGGTATCAAACCGGCTGTCTATGCCGATTATAAAAAAGCGCTTGAAGAGCAGGAAATCGACTGCTGTGCCATTGCGACGGAGAGTGGCTATCATGCGGAAATCGCCCTTTACTGCATTCGCCGCGGAAAAAATGTGCTGATCGAAAAGCCAATGGCTCTGAGCACTGACGACGCGGAGCAAATGATTAATGAAGCAAAGAAACAAGGTGTCACTTTGGGTGTCTGCCACCAGAACCGGTTTAACGCTCCCGTTCAGGAGCTCCACAAGGCTGTGGCGGATGGTCGTTTCGGCAAACTGGTCAGCGGAACCGCGTGCGTCTTCTGGAACCGTACCATGCCGTATTACGAGCAGGCCCCCTGGCGCGGGACATGGGAACAGGACGGCGGCACGCTGATGAACCAGTGCATCCACGATATTGACCTTCTCCAGTGGAATCTGGGCGGTGAGCCGGAGACCGTTATGGCGATGACAGGAAATTATCTGCGTGATATTCATGCCGAGGATTTCGGCGCGATTTTAATCCGCTTTAAGAACGGTGCCATCGGCATTGTGGAAGGCACCACATGCGTGTACCCCAAAAATCTGGAGGAGACGCTTACCATTCTGGGCGGAACCGGCACGGCAGTCATCGGCGGCATTGCCGTCAACCGTGTAGAGGCCTGGAACTTTGCAGCCCCTGCGGAACAGGATTCCCGTATTGCGGCCCTTGCCGGCACGGATCCGAAGGATGTTTACGGCAGCGGCCATAATCTGCTTTACGCCGATTATATTCATGCGATCAACACGCACACCGATCCGCTTGTGAGCGGAGAAGAGGCGGTTAAAGCCATGAAAATTATTCTGGCGGCCTACAAGTCCCAGAAGACGGGCAAGGCGGTTCCGTTTGACGGTCTCAGCTTCTCCACGCTCGACATGGACGATTCCGACGTTCGTTTCCATTGA
- a CDS encoding nucleotide sugar dehydrogenase: MSNVKTELLNKIQDKSAVVGIVGLGYVGLPLAVEFAKAGYRTIGFDVQSQKVDSVNAGQNYIGDIVGDTLKKVVESGTLSATSDFSFIKGVDAVAIAVPTPLDKYQQPDISYVKGSTESVAKYMHGGMVIILESTTYPGTTEELLKPILEAGGLKCGEDFYLAFSPERVDPGNKEYKTKNTPKVVGGIGKDGTQVAAALYRNVLEGGVYEVSSPAVAEMEKLLENTYRNINIGLANEMAIICNRMGINVWDVIDAAKTKPYGFQAFYPGPGLGGHCIPLDPFYLAWKAREFDYHTRLIETSGEINTAMPEYVIERAMKVLNRNKTAMNGAKVLVLGVAYKADIDDYRESPALNVIEHLIKEGADTTYFDPYIPEYKHKGVTHTGAKELSDELLKNADIAIICTAHACFDYDRIQKLSKEVFDTRNAMKGISDRSNIELL, translated from the coding sequence ATGTCAAATGTGAAAACTGAGTTATTAAATAAAATTCAGGACAAATCCGCTGTTGTCGGCATTGTCGGCCTTGGGTATGTCGGACTTCCTCTTGCCGTTGAATTTGCAAAAGCAGGTTACCGGACAATCGGTTTTGACGTTCAGTCACAAAAGGTTGATTCCGTCAATGCGGGTCAAAATTATATCGGTGATATTGTGGGCGATACGCTGAAAAAGGTAGTCGAAAGCGGAACTCTTTCCGCCACCAGCGACTTTTCCTTTATCAAAGGTGTTGACGCGGTTGCGATTGCCGTTCCCACGCCACTGGACAAATACCAGCAGCCGGATATCAGCTATGTAAAAGGTTCCACGGAATCCGTTGCGAAATACATGCACGGCGGCATGGTGATTATCCTTGAATCCACAACCTATCCGGGAACGACCGAAGAACTTTTAAAGCCGATTCTTGAGGCGGGCGGGCTGAAGTGCGGTGAAGATTTTTACCTTGCGTTTTCGCCTGAGCGTGTGGACCCGGGCAACAAGGAATACAAAACCAAAAACACGCCGAAGGTTGTCGGCGGAATCGGCAAAGACGGCACGCAGGTTGCCGCCGCACTGTACCGCAATGTGCTTGAGGGCGGTGTGTATGAGGTTTCGTCGCCTGCTGTTGCCGAAATGGAAAAACTGCTAGAAAACACCTACCGCAATATCAACATCGGCTTAGCCAATGAAATGGCAATCATTTGCAACCGCATGGGCATCAATGTCTGGGATGTCATCGACGCGGCAAAAACAAAGCCGTACGGTTTCCAAGCGTTTTATCCGGGACCGGGTCTCGGCGGTCACTGTATTCCGCTCGACCCGTTTTATCTTGCATGGAAAGCGCGCGAGTTTGATTATCATACCCGCTTAATCGAGACTTCCGGCGAGATCAATACCGCTATGCCTGAATATGTGATCGAACGCGCCATGAAGGTTCTCAACCGCAACAAAACTGCCATGAACGGTGCGAAAGTGCTTGTTCTCGGCGTCGCGTACAAAGCGGATATCGATGATTACCGCGAGAGCCCGGCATTGAATGTCATTGAACATTTAATCAAAGAAGGCGCTGATACGACCTATTTTGATCCGTATATTCCGGAGTACAAACATAAGGGCGTTACGCATACCGGCGCAAAGGAACTGTCGGACGAGCTGCTGAAAAATGCCGATATCGCTATTATCTGCACGGCGCACGCCTGTTTTGATTATGACAGAATCCAAAAGCTTTCCAAAGAAGTTTTTGATACCAGAAATGCCATGAAAGGCATCAGTGACCGTTCCAATATTGAACTTCTATAA
- a CDS encoding DegT/DnrJ/EryC1/StrS family aminotransferase, translating into MEKIAFNDLGAQYRHLKDEIDKGIADVISDCHFISGPQTEELEKELCSYTGRKYCVSTSNGTDALLMPLMAKGIGEGDAVFVPAFTFFATAEIASFLGATPVFCDVEEVTFNMDPKSLAKQIEKVIHEGKLKPKAVIAVDLFGQPADFTEIEPICKKYGLFLMEDAAQGFGGRINDKKACSFGDVSATSFFPAKALGCYGDGGAVFTDDEELYKLLVSIRVHGKGSFKYENVRIGLNARLDTLQAAILLPKLHEFDKETEHRNWAAARYAALLKGEFQMPALKNGFFSSYGYFTLKAESEEQRTKIMDVLKAAGVPTMIYYPVPLHLQKVYQPLGYREGDLPVSEKLSKTVFSLPMHGYITEDVINYICTTMQNI; encoded by the coding sequence ATGGAAAAGATTGCTTTTAATGACCTTGGCGCGCAATACCGCCATTTAAAGGACGAGATTGACAAAGGCATTGCCGATGTAATCAGCGACTGCCATTTTATTTCCGGCCCACAGACAGAAGAGCTTGAAAAAGAGCTTTGCAGCTACACAGGGCGCAAATACTGCGTCAGCACCAGCAACGGCACCGACGCGCTGTTAATGCCCCTGATGGCAAAAGGAATCGGTGAAGGTGACGCCGTGTTTGTGCCTGCGTTTACCTTCTTCGCCACAGCGGAGATAGCAAGCTTTTTAGGCGCGACCCCCGTTTTCTGTGATGTTGAAGAAGTTACTTTTAATATGGATCCAAAATCTCTTGCAAAGCAGATTGAAAAAGTCATTCACGAGGGTAAACTAAAGCCAAAGGCGGTCATCGCGGTTGATTTGTTCGGTCAGCCGGCTGATTTTACGGAGATTGAACCGATTTGTAAAAAGTACGGCCTCTTTTTAATGGAAGATGCGGCGCAGGGATTCGGCGGCCGGATCAACGACAAAAAGGCGTGCAGCTTCGGTGATGTTTCCGCAACCAGCTTTTTCCCGGCAAAGGCTCTTGGCTGCTACGGCGACGGCGGCGCGGTCTTTACGGATGACGAGGAACTGTATAAACTGCTTGTTTCCATTCGTGTGCATGGGAAAGGGTCTTTTAAATATGAGAATGTCCGCATCGGGCTAAACGCAAGGCTCGATACATTGCAGGCGGCTATTTTGCTGCCAAAGCTTCATGAGTTCGACAAGGAGACGGAACACCGCAACTGGGCGGCAGCACGTTATGCCGCGCTTTTGAAGGGTGAATTTCAGATGCCGGCCTTGAAAAATGGATTTTTCTCCAGCTATGGATATTTTACACTGAAAGCGGAGAGCGAAGAGCAGCGCACGAAAATCATGGATGTATTAAAGGCGGCGGGCGTTCCGACCATGATTTATTATCCCGTGCCTCTGCATCTGCAGAAGGTTTATCAGCCGCTCGGTTACCGGGAGGGCGATTTGCCGGTGAGTGAAAAGCTCAGCAAAACTGTTTTCAGCCTGCCGATGCATGGCTATATCACAGAAGATGTTATCAATTATATTTGCACGACGATGCAAAATATATGA
- a CDS encoding acyltransferase has translation MVKNGVNVNNTEDFFVHPSACVDDGAEIGNGTKVWHFCHIGSGTKIGENCSIGQNVFVAPGVKIGSFCKIQNNVSIYEGVELSDYVFCGPSMVFTNVQRPRCKYPQRGAAFYAHTPIGEGASIGANATIVCGHRIGKNAFIAAGSVVTKDVPDHAVMMGNPARQHGWACECGEKLAENLVCPKCGKTYMQAENGLQEETK, from the coding sequence ATGGTAAAGAATGGTGTTAATGTGAACAACACGGAAGATTTTTTTGTGCATCCGAGCGCGTGCGTGGATGATGGCGCAGAAATTGGCAACGGTACGAAAGTATGGCATTTCTGCCACATCGGGAGCGGCACCAAAATAGGTGAGAATTGTTCTATCGGGCAAAATGTGTTTGTTGCTCCGGGGGTAAAAATCGGCAGCTTTTGTAAAATTCAAAATAACGTATCCATCTATGAGGGTGTGGAACTGAGCGATTATGTTTTTTGCGGGCCCTCCATGGTGTTTACCAATGTGCAGCGTCCGCGGTGCAAATATCCCCAGCGCGGCGCGGCTTTTTATGCCCATACGCCCATTGGGGAGGGGGCGAGCATTGGTGCGAACGCCACCATTGTCTGCGGTCACCGAATCGGTAAGAACGCATTTATTGCGGCCGGCAGCGTCGTTACAAAGGATGTTCCGGATCATGCTGTGATGATGGGAAATCCCGCGCGTCAGCACGGCTGGGCGTGTGAATGCGGAGAAAAGCTGGCTGAAAATTTAGTCTGCCCAAAATGTGGGAAAACATATATGCAAGCCGAAAACGGCCTTCAGGAGGAAACAAAATAA
- a CDS encoding DegT/DnrJ/EryC1/StrS aminotransferase family protein, translating to MSQFVKREKFIPYNLPNITDLEINEVVDTLKSGWVAKGPRTNEFEKEFAEYLGAKHAIAMNSCTAALHVALLTKGIGPGDEVITTPMTFASTASTIIHTGATPVFADVDFNTACIDPDEIEKKITPKTKAIVPVHYSGQVCDLDRIYDIADKHGLFVSEDAAHALWSRYKGRLIGNKLPGTASYSFYATKNLCTGDGGMLVTDDDEIDKKARIFAGQGMSKNAWNRYAKGGTWKYDICEPGFKYNMFDIQAALGLKQLARLEEMQTARLKIAAKYQEEFGKIDAMDPPFVPDYTTHCWHLYVVRIIPELLTIDRDQFIVELNERNVGTSVHFIPVTYMSAYMDRYGFKEGDFPNAEKHFERLISLPLYPTMANEEVQYVIDAVKDIVEKYHK from the coding sequence ATGAGTCAATTCGTGAAAAGAGAAAAATTCATTCCATACAATCTGCCCAATATAACCGACCTTGAGATCAACGAGGTTGTCGATACGCTGAAATCCGGCTGGGTTGCCAAAGGGCCGCGCACAAATGAATTTGAAAAAGAATTTGCCGAATACCTTGGCGCAAAACATGCGATTGCCATGAATTCCTGCACGGCCGCACTTCATGTTGCATTGCTTACAAAGGGGATCGGCCCGGGCGACGAGGTAATTACTACCCCGATGACATTCGCCTCCACCGCGAGCACCATTATCCACACGGGGGCCACCCCCGTCTTTGCAGATGTGGATTTCAATACCGCCTGCATTGACCCGGACGAAATCGAGAAGAAGATTACGCCGAAAACAAAAGCCATTGTTCCTGTTCATTACAGCGGTCAGGTTTGCGATCTTGACAGGATTTATGATATCGCCGACAAACACGGCCTGTTTGTATCAGAAGACGCGGCACACGCCCTTTGGAGCCGCTATAAGGGAAGGCTGATCGGAAACAAGCTTCCGGGTACGGCATCCTACAGTTTTTATGCCACAAAAAATCTGTGTACGGGCGACGGCGGTATGCTGGTCACCGACGACGATGAAATCGATAAGAAAGCAAGAATCTTTGCAGGCCAGGGTATGAGCAAAAATGCTTGGAACCGCTACGCAAAGGGCGGCACGTGGAAGTACGACATCTGCGAACCCGGCTTCAAATACAACATGTTCGACATTCAGGCGGCTCTCGGCTTAAAACAGCTGGCACGTTTGGAGGAAATGCAGACGGCACGTCTGAAAATCGCTGCGAAATATCAGGAGGAGTTCGGCAAAATCGACGCGATGGACCCGCCGTTTGTCCCCGATTATACAACACACTGCTGGCATCTTTATGTTGTGCGCATCATTCCGGAGCTGCTGACCATTGACCGCGACCAATTTATTGTGGAGCTGAACGAACGCAATGTCGGCACAAGCGTACACTTCATCCCTGTGACCTACATGAGTGCTTACATGGACCGCTACGGTTTTAAAGAGGGTGACTTTCCTAACGCTGAAAAGCATTTTGAGCGCCTGATCTCCCTGCCGCTCTACCCCACCATGGCGAATGAGGAAGTTCAGTATGTGATCGATGCCGTTAAGGATATTGTTGAGAAATATCACAAATAG
- a CDS encoding type III pantothenate kinase produces MILALDIGNTNITIGVYDDKKLLFVSRMATDCSRMEDQYAIELRDILDIYGVSLREIDGAVISSVVPSVTTYIVRAIKHLTKVNAICVGPHTKTDIKIRMERQETIGADLIVGCVAAAKMYDGPCIILDMGTASTIIVLNRDKVLLGGAIIPGVGVSMDALTHRTAQLPSISLEPPKHVIGENTIECMRSGILLGTACMIDGMIERMEAELGEKCDIVATGGLSREIVPLCKRSIRFCDTLLLEGLRIVYEDNK; encoded by the coding sequence ATGATTCTTGCATTGGATATCGGCAATACAAATATTACAATCGGTGTTTACGACGACAAAAAACTCCTTTTTGTTTCACGTATGGCAACCGACTGTTCTCGCATGGAGGATCAGTATGCCATAGAACTGCGCGATATTCTGGATATTTATGGAGTTTCCCTTCGGGAAATTGACGGTGCGGTTATCAGTTCGGTTGTACCGTCAGTCACTACTTATATAGTGCGCGCGATAAAGCACCTGACAAAAGTAAACGCTATTTGTGTGGGGCCGCATACGAAGACAGACATCAAAATTCGAATGGAAAGACAGGAAACCATCGGTGCGGATTTAATCGTGGGCTGTGTAGCCGCGGCAAAAATGTACGATGGCCCGTGCATTATTCTCGACATGGGAACAGCTTCAACGATCATCGTACTGAACAGGGATAAAGTTTTGCTCGGGGGCGCGATTATTCCCGGTGTCGGTGTTTCCATGGATGCCCTGACCCATCGCACGGCACAGCTGCCAAGCATCAGTCTGGAGCCGCCGAAGCATGTCATCGGAGAAAATACGATTGAATGTATGCGTTCGGGAATTCTCCTCGGAACCGCCTGCATGATAGACGGTATGATTGAACGAATGGAAGCGGAGCTCGGTGAAAAATGCGATATCGTAGCAACCGGCGGCCTTTCGCGTGAAATTGTCCCGCTCTGCAAACGCAGCATCCGTTTCTGCGACACGCTTCTGCTCGAGGGTCTAAGAATTGTTTATGAGGACAATAAATAG
- the feoB gene encoding ferrous iron transport protein B: MNNHEKSNHYIIALAGNPNCGKTTLFNALTGSTAYVGNWPGVTVEKKIGTANYRNDTMDIIDLPGIYSLVPYSPEEALAGKFLKYEKPDLIIDIVDASNIERNLYLTTQLMELNIPLVIALNMMDVVKTRGDAIDCGLLSKLIGIAVVPISASKEEGLPELLKAADSVAKKPVSYHHIPRPGNGCADPETALADARYRYIGVITQRAVKKHSASVKSASEKIDSIATNRFLAIPVFFLLILFIFNITFGSIGSFLVRGVDFFITACFSPRVDASLAALGASSWARSLIVDGIIAGVGAVLKFLPQILLLFLLLSLLEDSGYMARAAFIMDAPMRRIGLSGRAFVPLLMGFGCTVPAVMGTRILESEKDKRLTILITPFMSCSAKTPVYSLFIAAFFVGSRPLAMFLIYSFGIVVGLLSALLFKNSILKGEPAPFVMELPDYRLPTVKTVWLHVRRRIGDFLQKAGTSVFIATVLVWLLQSFTVDLRMTNVSSNSMIAAVGRTIAPVFTLCGFGTWKPTVALLTGLVAKESVISTMSVLYSGSLTDALRANFTPLSACSYLIFVLLYTPCIAALSAVRREMGSLKWTAVTAIYQLVTAWYFSAMFYQCAFFIQNLIRK; encoded by the coding sequence ATGAACAATCATGAGAAATCAAACCACTATATCATTGCGCTTGCGGGGAATCCTAACTGCGGAAAAACGACCCTGTTCAACGCTCTGACCGGCTCTACTGCCTATGTGGGGAACTGGCCCGGTGTGACTGTGGAGAAAAAAATCGGCACGGCCAATTACCGGAACGATACGATGGACATTATTGATCTGCCGGGAATTTATTCGCTTGTGCCCTATTCACCGGAGGAGGCGCTTGCCGGGAAGTTTCTTAAATATGAGAAGCCGGATTTAATTATTGACATTGTCGATGCTTCAAATATTGAGCGGAATCTGTATCTTACGACACAGCTGATGGAGCTGAATATTCCGCTCGTTATTGCATTAAATATGATGGATGTGGTAAAAACACGCGGGGATGCGATTGACTGCGGACTGCTTTCCAAATTGATCGGCATCGCAGTCGTACCCATTTCGGCGTCAAAGGAGGAGGGTCTGCCCGAACTGCTGAAAGCTGCGGACAGTGTGGCAAAAAAGCCGGTTTCCTACCATCATATTCCGAGGCCCGGCAACGGCTGTGCGGACCCGGAAACAGCGCTTGCCGACGCGCGGTACCGTTACATAGGGGTAATTACGCAAAGAGCGGTGAAAAAGCACAGTGCGTCGGTAAAAAGCGCTTCCGAAAAAATTGATTCCATTGCAACCAACCGCTTTCTGGCCATTCCTGTATTTTTTTTATTGATTTTATTTATTTTTAATATCACGTTTGGGTCCATAGGATCTTTTTTAGTGCGTGGTGTCGATTTTTTTATTACCGCCTGTTTTTCACCGCGCGTTGATGCCTCGCTCGCGGCTCTGGGCGCGTCTTCATGGGCACGCAGTCTGATTGTTGACGGAATCATAGCGGGGGTAGGGGCGGTGTTGAAATTTCTTCCGCAAATTCTGCTCCTTTTTTTGCTGCTCTCGTTATTGGAGGACAGCGGCTATATGGCCCGCGCTGCTTTTATCATGGACGCGCCGATGCGGCGCATCGGATTGTCGGGGCGGGCGTTTGTTCCGCTTTTGATGGGATTCGGCTGTACGGTGCCTGCGGTGATGGGTACCCGGATTCTCGAAAGCGAAAAGGATAAACGTTTGACCATCCTGATTACGCCGTTCATGTCATGCAGTGCAAAAACACCGGTTTATTCGCTGTTTATTGCGGCGTTCTTTGTCGGCAGCCGCCCGCTTGCCATGTTTTTAATATATTCATTTGGCATAGTGGTCGGGCTTTTGTCCGCTCTTTTGTTTAAAAACAGTATTCTGAAAGGGGAACCCGCGCCATTTGTCATGGAACTGCCGGATTACCGGCTGCCCACAGTGAAAACCGTCTGGCTTCACGTCAGGCGCCGAATCGGCGATTTTTTGCAAAAAGCCGGGACCTCCGTATTTATTGCGACGGTGTTGGTTTGGCTTCTTCAGTCATTTACCGTTGATCTGCGTATGACGAACGTCAGCTCGAACAGCATGATCGCCGCGGTCGGCAGGACGATTGCCCCCGTGTTTACGCTTTGCGGCTTTGGCACTTGGAAACCCACGGTAGCTCTCCTGACCGGGCTTGTGGCAAAGGAATCCGTCATCAGCACGATGAGCGTACTGTATTCGGGCAGTCTGACAGATGCCCTGCGTGCGAATTTCACACCGCTGAGTGCATGCTCCTATTTAATTTTTGTTCTTTTGTATACCCCGTGCATTGCGGCGCTGTCTGCCGTCCGCCGTGAAATGGGCAGCCTCAAATGGACGGCTGTCACAGCGATTTACCAGTTGGTTACCGCATGGTATTTTTCCGCAATGTTCTACCAGTGCGCTTTTTTTATTCAAAATCTTATCCGTAAATAG
- a CDS encoding nucleoside recognition domain-containing protein, which translates to MDKLGVYAIPAVVFLIVVFGLMRGVPVFDTFVTGAKEGFSSAISILPSLVGLMMAVAMLNASGALDILSSFLSPVARLMGLPTQVMPLALIKPVSGSGATAVLVQIFQNSGTESFAGRVAAVMSGSTETTFYAIAVYFGSVGIKKTRHTIPAAITADLTAFIVSALTVRLFFH; encoded by the coding sequence GTGGATAAACTGGGAGTGTATGCCATTCCCGCCGTGGTATTTTTGATTGTGGTATTCGGTCTGATGCGCGGTGTGCCTGTGTTTGATACGTTTGTTACCGGAGCAAAGGAAGGTTTCTCTTCTGCAATCTCCATCCTTCCGTCCCTTGTGGGGCTGATGATGGCGGTTGCCATGCTGAATGCTTCCGGTGCTTTGGACATTCTGTCATCGTTTTTGTCGCCTGTTGCCCGGCTGATGGGTCTGCCAACGCAGGTCATGCCGCTTGCACTGATTAAACCGGTGTCCGGCAGCGGTGCAACGGCTGTTTTGGTACAGATTTTCCAGAACAGCGGCACGGAAAGCTTTGCCGGGCGCGTTGCGGCAGTCATGTCCGGTTCCACCGAAACGACCTTTTATGCGATTGCTGTCTATTTTGGCTCGGTAGGTATTAAGAAGACACGCCATACGATTCCAGCCGCAATTACAGCCGATTTGACCGCGTTTATTGTATCGGCGCTGACAGTCAGATTATTTTTTCATTAA
- a CDS encoding nucleoside recognition domain-containing protein, with amino-acid sequence MLSVICAAVTGRMPQLSAGVMSGAAGAVELVITMMGMMCAWTGLMKIADAGGITLILSKLFDPLMCRLFPSCKKGGPAAKAICMNVTANLLGLGNAATPMGIAAMKEMAKMNPTQTADNSMVMFVVINSASIQLIPTFMGTLRAKYGSPAPFDILPAVWLTSVCALAAGVAAAKLLEGRKSG; translated from the coding sequence TTGCTGAGTGTAATTTGTGCCGCTGTTACGGGGCGGATGCCGCAGCTGTCGGCGGGGGTAATGAGCGGCGCAGCCGGAGCGGTAGAACTGGTAATCACTATGATGGGCATGATGTGCGCATGGACCGGGCTGATGAAAATTGCCGATGCGGGCGGGATTACACTAATTCTGTCCAAGCTCTTTGATCCGCTGATGTGCAGACTTTTCCCTTCCTGTAAGAAAGGGGGACCTGCCGCGAAAGCAATCTGTATGAATGTCACCGCGAATCTGCTTGGCCTTGGCAATGCCGCCACGCCTATGGGGATTGCGGCAATGAAAGAAATGGCAAAGATGAATCCGACACAAACCGCTGACAATTCCATGGTGATGTTTGTTGTTATTAATTCTGCATCGATACAGTTAATTCCAACCTTTATGGGTACCTTGCGGGCGAAGTATGGTTCTCCCGCTCCGTTTGACATTCTGCCGGCGGTGTGGCTGACCTCGGTTTGCGCGCTTGCCGCCGGGGTTGCAGCCGCAAAGCTTCTGGAGGGACGGAAAAGTGGATAA
- a CDS encoding AbrB/MazE/SpoVT family DNA-binding domain-containing protein, translating to MKSTGIVRKVDELGRIVLPKELRITLNINEKDPLEIFVDEDGKIILKKYEPACIFCNSMNDIVSFKGHNICRDCMKKIVNRLEE from the coding sequence ATGAAGTCTACGGGTATTGTACGTAAGGTTGACGAATTAGGGCGTATTGTGTTGCCGAAAGAGCTCAGAATAACGCTTAACATAAACGAAAAGGATCCTCTGGAAATTTTCGTTGATGAGGATGGCAAAATCATTCTTAAAAAATATGAGCCTGCTTGTATTTTTTGTAATAGCATGAATGATATTGTTTCGTTTAAAGGCCATAATATCTGCCGTGATTGCATGAAAAAGATCGTGAACAGACTGGAAGAATAA